DNA sequence from the Hippoglossus stenolepis isolate QCI-W04-F060 chromosome 17, HSTE1.2, whole genome shotgun sequence genome:
GATCCCAGGCATCCAAGGGAGAGGTGGTCGCTGAGggggccgccgccgccgctgctgatGCTGCGGCTGTCAAGACCAACGGACAGGTAACTCCTCCAGCCCCTCTCCTCCCAACTCCAGATCCTCCATTAGCTGCATCCGTCTGCACCATCAAGTGACTCCACTTGAGCGTGGGGACGCGCGGGGCTCGTCAGGTGGGAGCATCTCCGGCTCCTGCTCGTGCACGGGTCACCCCCCTGCcctacccccacccccacccaaaTTGAATAAATTGTAGTattccatatttatttattttttgagttGAATCCAagttcaaagtgtgtgtgtgtgtgttttatttgaggTCTCAACCCAAAACTGCACAACGTGTGTGATAGTGTGAGGcggagaggggggaggaaggatggggaggagggggaggcagcGCCAGCACGTAGGCAGTCTACTACTCCTCCCTTGTTAAATACGAGCCTGTCGTCtgatactttatttttatatgagcTGCCACTTCACGGAATTACATCCTgccatgttttgtgtgtttttcacgcAGATGAGTCACAATTAGTCGttgatttcatatttcacatgaTTATTGGATCATTATGGATGGAAATGACCCCCCCACTCTTATTTAGTGACACAAACCCTGACTTCATTTGAGAATCATGTTAAATGAGATAATAAAAAGGGATTGTTTTCGatttgaggggggaaaaaatcgcATGAGTTGACTTCTTATAATTCTTCCATCGATGAGCTCCAGTCTGCTCTTTGTTGAGCCGCTGTCTGTCTGGTGCCTTAAGCCGTCTGTGAGGCGCTACCGCCGCCTATCGCCTGATTAGAGTACTGCAAGGCGTCGCCTCTGAGCCGGGCGACACGGTGGTTAATTGATGAGCACGACGATGCGCTGGAAATAAATGAGAAATCCACATAAGAAATAGatcctctttgtgtttcatgcATGTGCAGGGGGTTAAGTGTCAGAAACAGATGGCTTATTGTATTTTCCATTCCTCTTCCAGGAGAATGGACATGTGAAAACCAATGGCGACGTCTCCACAAAGCCTGATGGGGATGCTGCTGCCACCAATGGCTCAGCTGAGGCAGCCAAGGAGCCTGAAGCCAGCGCAGGAGGCGACGCCATCGAGCCAGCGCCTGCTGCAGATGGAGATGCTGCCAAACCGGAGGGCGAGGCTGCAGCCAAGGAGACccccaagaagaagaagaagaagttctCCCTGAAGAAATCTTTCAACTTCAAGCTGAACCTGAAGAAGACCAAGAAAACCGAGGCTGTCAAAGAGGAGGCGGCCGCCGCCGC
Encoded proteins:
- the marcksl1b gene encoding MARCKS-related protein 1-B is translated as MGSQASKGEVVAEGAAAAAADAAAVKTNGQENGHVKTNGDVSTKPDGDAAATNGSAEAAKEPEASAGGDAIEPAPAADGDAAKPEGEAAAKETPKKKKKKFSLKKSFNFKLNLKKTKKTEAVKEEAAAAAATPSEEKPAENGAAAPAEEEKKEEVKEEAAAAAAEAPKVEETPAKEEAPKEEAKEAAAPAPEATKPTEESSSTPAPSEKKE